In Herbinix luporum, a single window of DNA contains:
- a CDS encoding substrate-binding domain-containing protein, whose product MSEPDVRGKQINTRVLLFTTTSLIIFLLALLIFLNSSDSKIANILLSVGLFLVMALAGVLLVTLIRFFQAINLINKNAERLAQGKLNISDIMTDKARGLETLAIVFNEMKRNLLNFIETTKTNVIVLSDAVDKVTKSLDMSYKGNEHIASNMATAAEKAQEQLRIVNETLEGIQEVTERANNITNTLANIEAFVENTVKVTKESAEHVDKYNEQIDIISADLSDTAAFIQALNTHLNEIDQVNGLIINITEQLKLLSLNSAVEAARAGEAGKGFVVVAQEMNKLSQATRESIGQINNLLNNILASNDKVSESITNCVQSFESSREIFNYVRESFYTINKNTYILSDDMKKAYEESRLINENTKKISAQGLTLHDASNEISSITQDVAAVTQESLAENEEINNQALSLQNMLADIKKLLKRYRTSILPVSQASSKRLKIAFLSPLDHAFWESVRQGVLYAMTELKGKNVNVEYIPLQQIDRSTEAYISQLANEKYDGIILPGFVGNKEFFSNARRNKITLMSFYNDFDEGIERVSYFGPDNFTSATMATETLIRAINGEGNIAIVRAPLVTEVFQERRSAIIDVLQKRKKVKLVTEIETDIDNVLVYKAVKEALNKFHRLSGIIVISGGNAGVARAVKEMGLARTIKIVCFDYDNEVLNYIREGVIHAAIGQDPFSQGHDSVISMYNYLVTGKKPASNSYTRTELVDISSVSE is encoded by the coding sequence ATGTCTGAACCTGATGTTAGGGGTAAGCAAATCAACACGAGGGTTTTATTATTTACTACAACAAGTCTTATAATATTTTTATTAGCTCTATTAATCTTTTTAAATTCATCAGATAGCAAGATTGCTAATATCTTATTATCTGTGGGTTTGTTCCTTGTGATGGCTTTAGCAGGTGTATTATTGGTAACTCTAATTCGTTTTTTCCAAGCAATAAACTTAATTAATAAAAATGCAGAGCGTTTGGCACAAGGCAAATTAAATATCAGTGATATTATGACCGATAAAGCCAGGGGTTTAGAAACTTTAGCCATTGTCTTTAATGAGATGAAAAGAAATCTCCTTAACTTTATCGAAACCACAAAAACTAATGTTATAGTATTATCTGATGCAGTTGATAAGGTAACGAAGAGTCTTGACATGAGCTATAAGGGTAATGAACATATTGCCTCTAATATGGCCACTGCTGCAGAAAAGGCACAGGAACAGCTTAGAATTGTTAATGAAACCTTAGAGGGAATACAGGAAGTTACCGAAAGAGCTAACAATATTACCAACACATTAGCAAATATTGAGGCTTTTGTTGAAAATACAGTTAAGGTAACCAAGGAAAGTGCCGAGCACGTAGATAAATACAATGAACAAATTGACATAATATCTGCCGACTTATCAGATACCGCTGCCTTTATTCAGGCCCTTAATACCCATCTTAATGAAATCGACCAAGTTAATGGTTTAATAATAAATATTACCGAACAATTAAAACTTCTATCCCTAAATTCAGCTGTTGAAGCAGCCAGGGCCGGGGAAGCCGGTAAAGGCTTTGTAGTTGTTGCTCAAGAAATGAATAAACTTTCACAAGCAACCAGGGAGAGTATCGGTCAAATCAATAATCTTTTGAATAATATCTTAGCAAGTAATGATAAGGTAAGCGAAAGTATTACCAATTGCGTACAGAGCTTTGAAAGCAGTAGAGAAATATTTAATTATGTTAGGGAATCTTTCTATACTATTAATAAAAACACATACATATTAAGCGATGATATGAAAAAAGCCTATGAGGAATCCAGGCTGATTAATGAAAACACCAAGAAAATCAGTGCACAGGGTCTAACCCTTCACGATGCTTCCAACGAAATATCATCAATTACTCAAGATGTTGCGGCAGTCACCCAAGAATCACTTGCTGAAAATGAAGAAATCAATAACCAAGCATTATCTCTTCAGAATATGCTAGCCGATATAAAGAAACTACTTAAGAGATACAGAACTTCTATATTACCGGTATCACAGGCTAGCTCTAAGAGATTGAAGATCGCCTTTCTCAGTCCCTTAGACCATGCCTTCTGGGAAAGCGTAAGACAAGGTGTCCTATATGCTATGACAGAATTAAAAGGTAAAAATGTCAATGTTGAATATATACCCCTTCAACAAATTGACAGAAGTACTGAAGCTTATATAAGCCAACTTGCAAATGAAAAGTATGATGGAATTATACTACCTGGCTTTGTTGGAAACAAAGAATTTTTTAGCAATGCCCGCCGTAATAAAATTACTCTTATGTCATTTTACAATGATTTTGATGAAGGTATTGAACGGGTATCATATTTTGGCCCTGATAATTTCACCTCAGCCACAATGGCAACCGAGACACTGATAAGAGCCATCAACGGAGAAGGTAATATAGCTATTGTACGGGCACCATTAGTAACGGAAGTCTTTCAAGAGCGTAGGTCTGCAATAATAGACGTATTACAAAAGAGAAAAAAAGTAAAGCTTGTTACAGAAATTGAGACAGATATTGATAATGTTCTTGTTTATAAAGCTGTAAAAGAAGCTCTAAATAAATTCCATAGACTTTCCGGTATTATAGTTATATCCGGTGGAAATGCAGGTGTAGCAAGAGCTGTAAAAGAAATGGGTCTTGCTAGAACTATTAAAATCGTTTGTTTCGATTATGACAATGAAGTTCTAAATTATATAAGAGAAGGTGTTATACACGCAGCTATCGGACAAGATCCCTTTAGCCAAGGACATGACTCTGTCATATCCATGTATAACTATCTAGTTACCGGCAAAAAACCTGCTTCAAACAGCTATACCAGAACTGAACTTGTTGATATCAGCAGTGTCAGTGAATAA
- a CDS encoding ABC transporter ATP-binding protein gives MSKNSQILVEIKDVSKFFKVSSGILKAVNHVNLEIKKGETVGLVGESGCGKSTLGKVIMGIYSPTTGQVIYHGKKELLVKKENLFEYAKLAQIIFQDPYSSLDPRMTVGSIIEEGMIIHNMYNKKVRKERVYELLDLVGLNREHANRYPHEFSGGQRQRIGIARALAIEPEFIVCDEPISALDVSIQSQIINLLKDLQEKLGLTYLFIAHDLNIVKYISDRIAVMYLGNIVELSDSDELYEKPLHPYTRALLSAVPIPDPKKERAKERQLLEGDVPSPINPKHCCPFVSRCPHATDICSRDFPELEMKKGHLVACHHADEPIYNREIIK, from the coding sequence ATGAGCAAAAACAGTCAGATTTTAGTTGAAATAAAGGATGTATCTAAGTTTTTTAAGGTCTCTAGCGGAATATTAAAAGCAGTAAATCATGTTAATCTTGAAATAAAAAAAGGTGAAACAGTAGGACTTGTGGGAGAATCCGGTTGTGGTAAATCTACACTTGGTAAAGTTATAATGGGAATATATTCACCTACTACGGGGCAGGTAATTTATCATGGAAAAAAAGAATTACTTGTTAAAAAGGAAAATCTATTTGAATATGCCAAGTTAGCACAGATTATATTTCAAGACCCCTATTCTTCCTTAGATCCAAGGATGACAGTTGGTTCCATTATAGAAGAAGGTATGATTATCCACAATATGTATAACAAAAAAGTTCGGAAGGAAAGAGTTTATGAACTTTTAGATCTTGTAGGTTTAAATAGAGAACACGCTAATCGCTATCCCCATGAATTTTCCGGAGGTCAACGGCAACGTATAGGAATTGCCAGGGCACTTGCTATAGAACCTGAATTTATTGTATGCGATGAACCAATTTCAGCCCTGGATGTATCTATACAGTCACAGATTATAAATTTATTGAAAGATTTGCAAGAAAAATTAGGGCTTACCTATCTTTTTATAGCCCATGACTTAAATATTGTGAAATATATCAGTGACAGAATTGCAGTTATGTATCTGGGTAATATTGTGGAATTATCAGATAGTGATGAGCTTTATGAAAAACCATTACATCCATATACCAGGGCCTTACTTTCTGCGGTACCTATACCGGACCCCAAAAAAGAAAGGGCAAAGGAGAGGCAACTACTAGAGGGTGATGTACCAAGTCCCATAAATCCTAAGCATTGTTGTCCTTTTGTCAGCCGCTGTCCCCATGCAACGGATATCTGCAGTAGGGATTTTCCTGAGCTGGAAATGAAAAAAGGACATTTAGTGGCCTGCCATCATGCAGATGAGCCAATATATAACAGAGAAATAATAAAATAA
- a CDS encoding ABC transporter ATP-binding protein, protein MNKVLEVNDLHVSFDTYAGEVKAVRGVSFDLNEGEILAIVGESGSGKSVTAQTIMKLNPMPPTRIVSGEILLGDIDIVKASEREMMAIRGNEVSMIFQDPMTCLNPTMQVGKQLTEAIRHHKKLSKDEAYREAIRLLNIVRIPNSKQRVLQYPHEFSGGMRQRVMIAMALSCEPKLLIADEPTTALDVTIQAQIMELLMEIRENTNTSIIIITHDLGVVASIADRVAVMYGGKIVESGSSEDIFYHPSHPYTKALLESLPKTDMDKNKRLASIAGTPPDLLNPPAGCPFAGRCKYTMKICIPHMPPDFEPGKKHKAACWLLHKDCPDPEPASAIGGGEK, encoded by the coding sequence ATGAATAAAGTTCTTGAAGTTAATGATTTGCATGTATCTTTTGATACTTATGCCGGAGAAGTAAAAGCAGTTAGGGGAGTAAGTTTTGATTTAAATGAGGGAGAAATCTTGGCTATAGTTGGGGAAAGCGGCAGCGGAAAAAGTGTAACTGCACAGACTATTATGAAACTAAATCCCATGCCTCCCACCCGTATCGTAAGTGGTGAAATTTTACTTGGAGATATAGATATTGTAAAAGCTTCCGAAAGGGAAATGATGGCCATAAGAGGAAATGAGGTAAGTATGATTTTTCAAGATCCCATGACCTGCTTAAATCCTACTATGCAGGTGGGGAAGCAATTAACAGAGGCTATCAGGCATCATAAAAAGCTGTCAAAGGATGAGGCTTATAGGGAGGCAATACGGCTTTTGAATATAGTTAGAATTCCGAATTCAAAGCAGAGGGTCTTGCAGTATCCCCATGAATTTTCAGGAGGAATGAGGCAAAGAGTCATGATAGCTATGGCCCTTTCTTGTGAACCAAAGCTTTTAATTGCCGATGAGCCTACAACTGCCCTGGATGTTACAATTCAGGCTCAGATAATGGAGCTTCTAATGGAAATAAGGGAAAATACTAATACATCCATTATAATAATTACCCATGACCTAGGAGTTGTAGCCAGTATTGCCGACCGGGTGGCAGTTATGTATGGAGGTAAAATTGTAGAGTCCGGCAGCAGTGAAGATATTTTCTATCATCCTTCCCATCCATATACAAAGGCCTTACTTGAAAGTCTCCCAAAGACTGACATGGATAAAAATAAGCGGCTGGCATCCATAGCCGGAACTCCTCCGGATTTACTAAATCCGCCAGCAGGTTGCCCTTTTGCCGGCAGATGTAAATATACTATGAAGATTTGCATACCCCATATGCCCCCGGATTTTGAACCGGGAAAAAAACATAAAGCGGCCTGTTGGCTCCTTCATAAGGATTGTCCTGATCCGGAACCGGCTTCTGCCATAGGGGGAGGTGAAAAATGA
- a CDS encoding ABC transporter permease, with the protein MNIDKSQFEWIGPDTAISEAITRDSTSYWQDAMRRLSKNKTAMAALIIIIVITLCSIFVPIFSPYTMSEQHLTHTNAPIGFRDEQDGHIHLFGTDSLGRDIFTRIWYGGRISLFISFSAVLVNFIIGIIYGGIAGYVGGTLDNIMMRIIEIVNGIPYLIIVVLLMMVLPAGTMTMVIAYATVGWTGMARLVRGQVMSLKQQDYVVAAKVMGAKPARIIGKHLLPNTLSVVIINITLSIPSAIFTEAFLSYIGLGVPVPLASWGTLANEGSKVFQLYPSQLVIPAICISLTMLSFNLLGDGLRDALDPRLRK; encoded by the coding sequence ATGAATATAGATAAAAGTCAATTTGAATGGATAGGACCGGATACAGCTATAAGTGAGGCAATAACAAGGGATAGTACCAGTTACTGGCAGGATGCCATGAGGCGTCTTAGTAAAAACAAAACAGCCATGGCAGCACTAATAATTATTATAGTAATAACTTTATGCAGCATTTTTGTGCCGATTTTTTCACCCTATACTATGAGTGAGCAACATTTAACCCATACCAATGCCCCTATAGGATTTAGGGATGAGCAAGATGGCCACATACACCTGTTCGGAACCGATAGTTTAGGTCGGGACATTTTTACAAGAATCTGGTATGGGGGGAGGATATCCTTATTTATATCTTTTTCTGCGGTTTTAGTTAATTTTATAATAGGTATCATCTACGGTGGTATTGCAGGATATGTAGGTGGTACCCTAGATAATATTATGATGAGGATAATTGAAATAGTTAATGGCATACCCTATCTAATTATCGTAGTTTTACTAATGATGGTATTACCGGCAGGAACTATGACTATGGTTATTGCCTATGCAACTGTGGGCTGGACAGGTATGGCACGGCTTGTTAGGGGGCAGGTCATGAGTCTTAAACAGCAAGATTACGTGGTGGCGGCAAAAGTTATGGGGGCAAAACCTGCAAGGATAATAGGAAAGCACTTACTGCCTAATACCCTTAGTGTAGTAATTATTAATATTACCTTGTCAATTCCCAGTGCTATTTTTACGGAAGCATTTTTAAGTTATATAGGCCTTGGAGTTCCTGTTCCTTTGGCAAGTTGGGGAACTTTGGCCAATGAAGGAAGCAAGGTATTTCAACTCTATCCCTCACAGCTTGTTATTCCGGCAATATGTATCAGTTTAACCATGCTTTCCTTTAATTTGCTGGGGGATGGTCTTAGGGACGCCCTAGACCCAAGACTGAGAAAATAA